One genomic segment of Mycolicibacterium gilvum includes these proteins:
- a CDS encoding glycoside hydrolase family 6 protein produces MSSAARAAARWIAPFLTVAAVAGFAVAAQPAPRGTAPEVRLVSDANPLVGRPFYVNPNSKGTRAAQSNPDPLLAAVVNTPTAYWMDHISTPAVDAKYIATAQAAGTTPVLALYGIPNRDCGSYAAGGFGSAGSYRAWIDGVAGAIGGGPAAVILEPDALAMIDCLSPGRQQERLELIGYAVDTLTRNPATAVYVDAGHSRWVPADVMAGRLNQVGIAKARGFSLNTANFFTTEESVGYGGAISGMTGGKPFVIDTSRNGAGPVEGDDLYWCNPSGRALGVRPTTDTGNPMVDAFLWVKRPGESDGACRGAPSAGTFVAQYAIDLARNAGW; encoded by the coding sequence ATGTCCTCCGCTGCCCGCGCAGCCGCACGATGGATCGCCCCCTTCCTGACGGTTGCCGCCGTCGCCGGTTTCGCGGTCGCGGCGCAACCCGCGCCTCGCGGCACCGCACCGGAGGTCCGGCTGGTCAGCGACGCGAACCCGCTGGTCGGGCGCCCGTTTTACGTCAACCCGAACTCCAAGGGCACGCGCGCGGCGCAGAGCAACCCGGACCCGCTGCTGGCCGCAGTGGTCAACACGCCCACCGCGTACTGGATGGACCACATCTCCACCCCGGCGGTCGACGCGAAGTACATCGCGACCGCTCAGGCCGCCGGCACCACCCCGGTGCTGGCCCTCTACGGGATCCCGAACCGCGACTGCGGCAGCTACGCCGCGGGCGGGTTCGGATCGGCCGGGTCGTACCGGGCGTGGATCGACGGAGTCGCCGGCGCCATCGGCGGCGGGCCCGCCGCGGTGATCCTCGAACCGGACGCGCTCGCGATGATCGACTGCCTGTCACCTGGCCGGCAGCAGGAGCGCCTGGAGCTCATCGGCTACGCGGTCGACACGCTGACCCGCAACCCGGCGACCGCGGTGTACGTCGACGCCGGGCATTCGCGCTGGGTGCCCGCCGACGTGATGGCGGGCCGGCTCAACCAGGTCGGGATTGCGAAGGCGCGCGGCTTCAGCCTCAACACCGCGAACTTCTTCACCACCGAGGAGTCGGTGGGCTACGGCGGCGCGATCTCCGGGATGACCGGCGGCAAGCCGTTCGTCATCGACACGTCCCGCAACGGCGCCGGACCGGTCGAGGGCGACGACCTCTACTGGTGCAATCCGAGCGGCCGCGCTCTCGGCGTGCGACCCACCACCGACACGGGCAACCCGATGGTCGACGCGTTCCTGTGGGTCAAGCGGCCCGGAGAATCCGACGGCGCGTGCCGTGGTGCGCCCAGTGCGGGCACCTTCGTCGCCCAGTACGCGATCGACCTGGCCCGCAACGCCGGTTGGTGA
- a CDS encoding chemotaxis protein CheB, which yields MAGPELVVIGGSAGGMKALREILTSLTDIGDCVVCVVMHRPPDPSPLIEVLRTYTAIPVHEPPDSPWPCPPGALTVAPAGYHLLVGRGRRLSAEPHASIAPYETVPGVRAHLALDPPVAHSRPSIDVTFAGAADFAGSAIAVLLSCANEDGAAGCAAVKAAGGRVVLQNPTTCEAPVAVNAALRRLTPDHTPDHIADPAGIGRWLKLALGAAPG from the coding sequence ATGGCAGGCCCTGAGCTGGTCGTCATCGGAGGCAGCGCCGGCGGGATGAAGGCGCTGCGCGAGATCCTCACCTCACTCACCGACATCGGCGACTGCGTGGTCTGTGTCGTCATGCACCGCCCGCCCGACCCTTCCCCGCTGATCGAGGTGCTGCGGACCTACACCGCGATCCCGGTCCACGAGCCGCCCGACAGTCCGTGGCCCTGCCCACCCGGCGCGCTGACCGTCGCTCCGGCGGGCTACCACCTGCTGGTGGGCCGGGGCCGCCGGCTCTCGGCCGAACCGCACGCGTCCATCGCCCCGTACGAGACGGTGCCCGGGGTGCGGGCGCATCTCGCGCTGGACCCGCCGGTGGCGCACTCCCGGCCCTCCATCGACGTCACGTTCGCCGGTGCCGCGGATTTCGCCGGATCGGCGATCGCGGTGCTGCTGTCGTGTGCCAACGAGGACGGGGCCGCCGGATGCGCGGCGGTGAAAGCGGCCGGCGGACGGGTGGTACTCCAGAATCCGACGACCTGCGAGGCGCCCGTCGCGGTCAACGCGGCCTTGCGTCGCCTCACCCCCGACCACACCCCCGACCACATCGCCGACCCCGCGGGTATCGGCCGGTGGCTGAAATTGGCGCTCGGTGCGGCGCCCGGTTAA
- a CDS encoding nitroreductase family deazaflavin-dependent oxidoreductase, giving the protein MTEHAELSPTDWVREQTQRILEQGTTDGVEILDRPIVLFTTVGAQSGKKRYVPLMRVEENGRYAMVASKGGDPKHPSWYFNVKANPSVTVQDGDTVIEGTAREVEGDERAHWWELAVAAYPPYAEYQTKTDRLIPVFVVE; this is encoded by the coding sequence ATGACCGAGCACGCAGAACTGAGTCCGACCGATTGGGTACGTGAGCAGACCCAGCGCATCCTCGAACAGGGCACCACCGACGGAGTCGAGATTCTCGACCGGCCGATCGTCCTCTTCACGACCGTCGGCGCGCAGTCCGGCAAGAAGCGTTACGTGCCGCTGATGCGTGTCGAGGAGAACGGCCGCTACGCGATGGTCGCCTCCAAGGGCGGCGACCCGAAGCACCCGAGCTGGTACTTCAACGTCAAGGCCAACCCGTCGGTGACCGTTCAGGATGGCGACACGGTGATCGAAGGCACTGCCCGCGAGGTCGAGGGCGACGAGCGCGCGCACTGGTGGGAGCTCGCCGTCGCGGCCTATCCGCCCTACGCCGAGTACCAGACCAAGACGGATCGCCTGATTCCGGTCTTCGTTGTGGAGTAG
- a CDS encoding response regulator encodes MKLATRLAILCGTALVAIVTANTLYTIQTNRVGALYEQRQQAREAQITALDVGRDLQALLATYSQMLFQTDPAERASLSSELDEWDRMIDEDLRSAARDTADANTRNQYQQALTSWESFQRSFRSDVQNVRTAEDAATAMSQVDGDVAQLENQLNQIDEETSRRVDEVNRAASDSIRTSRAFLWTFASLIVVALGALMFITSRNIHRTVTSSARQNERARRAKEIQAELMTDVQSVDDIAAACGIILSGSAKAVGAKHAALYLQQPDDPGRYALTASYAFHRRKGLPNSYGLGDGLVGQCALEGVRIEVTDVGDDYVEITSGLGKSRPMSLLLVPVKFESEVVGVIELAALRLFSEEDTDLLDSIALGAGVALSAIESAQKTRELLRVSQAQTEELQTQEEELRAANEQLTQREDMLSAQNAELEETTEELRTQKEELRASSERLEAQAHSLEEKNEELQHLSASLEAKAEELAVSSRYKSEFLANMSHELRTPLNSILILAGLLTESDEPLNAKQHEFAETIQQSGKDLLNLIDEVLDLAKVESGSLYVDNEPITIAELVTFLERTFRPIAGDKGIEFLVSVDDSAPGQITSDYTRVKQIAKNLVANAIKFTDTGSVSVKFSGCVDTDGSPGDGYLSMAVVDTGIGIDEKDHHLIFESFQQAGRGSAKQYGGTGLGLAISRELARHLGGDIALRSALGEGSTFTCYLPVESPTEPDAPAPPRPAPARPVAPPSDDTDTDTADRFGPVDTSDVAWPQGDKPVLLIVEDDPTFARMLSGLAAEAGFDSVITASGRMALALAKQHQPAAITLDIGLPDMAGWVVLDVLKHDLATRHIPVNVVSGTEDDGRGMRMGAIRTVNKPAEISDLRSMFSSIADFLKPGPRHVLVAEDDANQRQVVKHMIESDDIAITCVGTGAQVLDELSGGTSYDCLVLDLGLPDIDGIDLIERIKDQLKEKRLPVIVHTGRELTAVETERLENLAAAIVLKNARSPERLLDETALFLHRVADDMPNSAREILANPRRVDESLEGNTVLLVDDDVRNVFSLGSALKRYGITVLPARNGQAGLDALGEHPEVGLVLMDIMMPVMDGYEAMRRIRAEPRWRHLPIVALTAKAMKGDRQKCLEAGASDYVTKPVDMDQLTSVLRVWLAGAPRGQRKPPET; translated from the coding sequence ATGAAGCTTGCGACCCGGCTGGCGATTCTGTGCGGAACAGCGTTGGTGGCGATCGTCACCGCCAACACGCTGTACACCATCCAGACCAACCGCGTCGGGGCGCTCTACGAGCAACGCCAGCAGGCGCGCGAGGCGCAGATCACCGCGCTCGATGTCGGGAGGGATCTGCAGGCGCTGCTGGCGACCTACAGCCAGATGCTGTTCCAGACCGATCCGGCCGAGCGTGCCAGTCTGTCAAGCGAACTCGACGAGTGGGACCGGATGATCGACGAGGATCTGCGGTCCGCGGCCCGCGACACCGCCGACGCCAACACCCGCAACCAGTATCAGCAGGCCCTGACCTCCTGGGAGTCCTTCCAGCGGTCGTTCCGCTCCGACGTTCAGAACGTCCGGACGGCCGAGGACGCCGCGACGGCCATGTCGCAGGTCGACGGTGATGTCGCCCAGCTGGAGAACCAGCTGAACCAGATCGACGAGGAGACCTCGCGCAGGGTCGACGAGGTCAACCGGGCGGCGAGTGACTCGATCCGGACGTCCAGGGCGTTCCTGTGGACGTTCGCCAGCCTTATCGTGGTGGCGCTGGGCGCCCTGATGTTCATCACCAGCCGTAACATCCACCGCACCGTGACCTCGTCGGCACGGCAGAACGAACGGGCTCGCCGGGCCAAGGAGATCCAGGCCGAGCTGATGACCGACGTGCAGAGCGTCGACGACATCGCGGCCGCGTGCGGGATCATCCTGTCGGGAAGTGCCAAAGCCGTCGGCGCCAAGCACGCGGCGCTGTACCTGCAGCAGCCCGACGATCCGGGCCGCTACGCGCTGACCGCGTCCTACGCCTTCCACCGGCGTAAAGGCCTGCCGAACTCGTACGGGCTGGGCGACGGGCTCGTCGGCCAGTGCGCGCTGGAGGGCGTGCGCATCGAAGTGACCGACGTCGGAGACGATTACGTCGAGATCACCTCGGGGCTGGGCAAGAGCCGCCCGATGTCGCTGCTGCTGGTCCCCGTCAAATTCGAGTCCGAGGTCGTCGGCGTCATCGAGCTCGCCGCCCTCCGGCTGTTCTCCGAAGAGGACACCGACCTGCTGGACAGCATCGCGCTGGGGGCCGGCGTCGCGCTCAGTGCGATCGAGTCCGCGCAGAAAACCCGTGAACTGCTGCGTGTTTCGCAGGCCCAGACCGAGGAGCTGCAAACCCAGGAGGAGGAGCTGCGCGCCGCCAACGAGCAGCTCACCCAGCGTGAGGACATGCTGTCGGCGCAGAACGCGGAGCTGGAGGAGACCACCGAGGAACTTCGCACCCAGAAGGAGGAGTTGCGCGCCAGCTCGGAACGGCTTGAGGCACAGGCTCATTCGCTGGAGGAGAAGAACGAGGAGCTGCAGCATCTCAGTGCCTCGCTGGAGGCCAAGGCCGAGGAGCTCGCGGTGTCCTCGCGCTACAAGTCGGAGTTCCTCGCGAACATGTCGCACGAGCTGCGCACGCCCCTCAACAGCATCCTGATCCTGGCCGGGCTGTTGACCGAATCCGACGAGCCGCTCAACGCCAAGCAGCACGAGTTCGCCGAAACCATCCAGCAGTCGGGCAAGGATCTGCTCAACCTGATCGACGAGGTGCTCGATCTGGCCAAGGTCGAATCGGGATCGCTCTACGTCGACAACGAACCGATCACGATCGCCGAACTCGTCACGTTCCTGGAGCGGACGTTCCGTCCGATCGCCGGTGACAAGGGCATCGAGTTCCTGGTCTCGGTCGACGACTCTGCGCCCGGGCAGATCACCAGCGACTACACCCGGGTCAAACAGATCGCGAAGAACCTCGTCGCGAACGCGATCAAGTTCACCGACACCGGATCGGTGTCGGTGAAGTTCTCTGGATGCGTGGACACCGACGGCAGTCCGGGAGACGGCTATCTTTCTATGGCCGTCGTGGACACCGGGATCGGCATCGACGAGAAGGACCACCACCTGATCTTCGAGTCCTTCCAGCAGGCCGGCCGCGGGTCGGCCAAGCAGTACGGCGGCACCGGGTTGGGCCTGGCGATCAGCCGTGAACTGGCCCGTCACCTCGGCGGGGACATCGCGCTGCGCAGTGCGTTGGGGGAGGGGTCGACCTTCACCTGCTACCTGCCCGTCGAGTCGCCTACCGAGCCGGATGCCCCTGCCCCGCCGCGGCCCGCGCCCGCCCGGCCCGTCGCCCCGCCCTCCGACGACACGGACACGGACACGGCCGACCGGTTCGGCCCGGTGGACACCTCGGACGTCGCCTGGCCGCAGGGTGACAAACCGGTCCTGCTGATCGTCGAGGACGACCCGACCTTCGCGCGGATGCTCTCCGGGCTCGCCGCCGAGGCCGGTTTCGACTCGGTGATCACCGCCAGCGGCCGGATGGCACTGGCGCTCGCCAAACAACACCAGCCGGCGGCGATCACGCTGGACATCGGCCTGCCCGACATGGCCGGCTGGGTCGTCCTCGACGTCCTCAAGCACGACCTCGCGACCCGGCACATCCCGGTCAACGTCGTTTCGGGAACCGAGGACGACGGGCGGGGCATGCGCATGGGCGCGATCCGGACCGTGAACAAGCCGGCCGAAATCTCCGATCTGCGGTCGATGTTCAGCTCCATCGCGGACTTCCTGAAGCCGGGTCCGCGCCATGTGCTGGTCGCCGAGGACGACGCCAACCAGCGTCAGGTGGTCAAGCACATGATCGAGAGCGACGACATCGCGATCACCTGCGTCGGCACCGGCGCCCAGGTGCTCGACGAACTGTCGGGAGGCACGTCCTACGACTGCCTGGTGCTCGACCTCGGGCTGCCCGACATCGACGGCATCGACCTGATCGAGCGGATCAAGGATCAGCTCAAGGAGAAGCGCCTGCCGGTGATCGTGCACACCGGCCGGGAGCTGACCGCCGTCGAGACCGAACGGCTGGAGAATCTGGCCGCCGCGATCGTGCTGAAGAACGCCCGGTCCCCGGAACGGTTGCTGGACGAGACCGCGCTGTTTCTGCACCGCGTCGCCGACGACATGCCGAACTCGGCACGCGAGATCCTGGCCAACCCCCGGCGGGTGGACGAGTCCCTGGAAGGCAACACGGTGCTGCTCGTCGACGACGACGTTCGCAACGTGTTCTCTCTGGGAAGTGCGCTCAAGCGCTACGGCATCACGGTGCTGCCGGCGCGCAACGGACAGGCCGGCCTGGACGCTCTCGGCGAGCATCCCGAGGTCGGGCTGGTCCTGATGGACATCATGATGCCGGTGATGGACGGCTACGAGGCGATGCGCCGGATCCGGGCCGAACCGCGCTGGCGCCATCTGCCGATCGTCGCGCTCACCGCGAAGGCGATGAAGGGCGACCGCCAGAAATGCCTGGAGGCGGGTGCGTCGGACTACGTCACCAAACCCGTGGACATGGATCAGCTGACCTCGGTGCTGCGGGTCTGGCTGGCCGGAGCGCCGCGCGGGCAACGCAAACCCCCGGAGACCTGA
- a CDS encoding two-component system response regulator: MAISVLMDEAPAVEDAQRVLIVDDDARLRDLLCTVLTPLDCDIVQAGSGEEALTVLLERQVAVIVLDINMPGMDGFETAQLIRDVDELASTPIIFLTGQAEAGDLHRGYDLGAVDFLVKPVGRQVFYAKVKALLELDQSFARLRSEAAKLHEEQLQAARAAEIRQRDELAITRRREKLTNIFAEASIDLPSLERTIVTELSQMFDAECVLRLPTPDHGWHESLSHTESRGALELLQALMADTDAEAIARAANYDAVMVEELTARSQRFGVVCIGRADGPPFSETEAALFRGASAAAALAISNATLYRVQAEYAAVMQATGDAILAVDVSGVIRSCNKAAASLFTAGQDTDALLGRSIVELAVDAERGRMQEHLDDALTTRQEVSLEMTLAAHDGRHVEVMITLSPIGDSVDLLVAVVVHDLTEIKHAQTEIRHLASHDPLTDLANRRQLTDRLAALARNRTSMATLVALVYVDVNHFKAVNDTYGHDTGDELLLAVATRLRSAVSEDTLVCRIGGDEFVIVLEDVLSSAAAVAAGDRILELVQGQPVHCGSAILQPSISMGISCLGATAHTPEELLTQADMAMFEAKKSQSQVCVLYTDAIGSRQQGKVNLRTEVVEAIARSDLRMVYQPIVNCETNTTFGVEALLRWRVGGVDVPASEIIALAEDAGQAAPLGRWVLARSLTDYASLGRDDLKLHVNVSPEQVLDCTFLEHLFSTTRDSSVPAGNVCLELTERAFHRDPKPAHVALRNARDHGFSLAMDDFGVEYASLINLVHVPVDWLKIDRSFIADVLDNERTQRLVRSQIAVAECMQVGLIAEGVENQRQADWLRDAGCVLQQGFLYSHPLEVTDLGGFLGSVDEN, translated from the coding sequence ATGGCCATCTCTGTGCTGATGGACGAAGCCCCCGCAGTCGAGGATGCGCAACGGGTTCTGATCGTCGACGACGATGCGCGGCTGCGCGATCTGCTCTGCACGGTGCTGACACCGCTCGACTGCGACATCGTGCAGGCCGGTTCCGGCGAGGAAGCTCTCACGGTGTTACTGGAACGGCAGGTCGCCGTCATCGTCCTCGACATCAACATGCCGGGCATGGACGGTTTCGAGACGGCCCAGCTGATCCGCGACGTCGACGAACTCGCCTCGACGCCGATCATCTTCCTGACCGGGCAGGCCGAGGCCGGTGATCTGCACCGGGGATACGACCTGGGCGCGGTGGACTTCCTGGTCAAGCCCGTCGGGCGCCAGGTGTTCTATGCGAAGGTCAAAGCGCTGCTGGAGTTGGACCAGTCGTTCGCCCGGCTGCGCAGCGAAGCCGCGAAACTCCACGAGGAACAACTGCAGGCCGCCCGCGCCGCCGAGATCCGTCAGCGTGACGAGCTGGCCATCACGCGGCGGCGGGAGAAGCTGACCAATATCTTCGCCGAGGCCAGCATCGACCTGCCCTCGCTGGAACGCACGATCGTCACCGAGTTGAGTCAGATGTTCGACGCCGAATGCGTACTTCGACTGCCCACGCCGGACCACGGTTGGCATGAATCGCTGTCGCACACCGAATCTCGCGGCGCGCTCGAACTGTTGCAGGCGTTGATGGCCGACACCGATGCCGAGGCGATCGCCCGGGCGGCGAACTACGACGCGGTGATGGTCGAGGAGCTGACGGCCAGGAGCCAGCGCTTCGGCGTGGTCTGTATCGGCCGCGCGGACGGGCCCCCGTTCTCCGAGACCGAGGCGGCGTTGTTCCGCGGGGCGTCCGCGGCAGCGGCGCTGGCCATCTCCAACGCGACGCTGTACCGGGTGCAGGCCGAGTACGCGGCCGTCATGCAGGCCACCGGCGACGCGATCCTCGCCGTCGACGTCTCGGGCGTCATCCGAAGCTGCAACAAGGCCGCGGCGTCGTTGTTCACCGCCGGCCAGGACACCGACGCGTTGCTCGGCAGGTCCATCGTCGAATTGGCCGTCGACGCGGAGCGCGGGCGCATGCAGGAACACCTCGACGACGCCCTGACGACACGTCAGGAGGTCTCGCTGGAGATGACGCTGGCCGCGCACGACGGCCGGCACGTCGAGGTGATGATCACGTTGTCGCCGATCGGCGATTCGGTGGACCTGCTGGTCGCCGTCGTGGTCCACGATCTGACCGAGATCAAGCACGCGCAGACCGAGATCCGGCACCTCGCGAGCCACGACCCGTTGACCGACCTGGCGAACCGCCGCCAGCTCACCGACCGCCTCGCGGCCCTCGCTCGCAACCGGACGTCCATGGCGACGCTGGTCGCGCTCGTCTATGTCGACGTGAACCACTTCAAGGCGGTCAACGACACCTACGGTCACGACACGGGTGACGAACTGCTGCTCGCGGTCGCGACGCGGCTGCGGTCCGCGGTCAGCGAGGACACCCTGGTCTGCCGGATCGGCGGCGACGAGTTCGTGATCGTGCTCGAAGACGTGCTCTCGTCCGCGGCGGCCGTGGCCGCCGGTGACAGGATCCTCGAACTCGTGCAGGGGCAGCCCGTGCACTGCGGCAGTGCGATTCTGCAACCCTCCATCAGCATGGGCATCTCCTGCCTCGGCGCCACGGCCCACACTCCGGAGGAGTTGCTGACCCAGGCCGACATGGCGATGTTCGAGGCGAAGAAGAGCCAGTCACAGGTGTGTGTGCTCTACACCGACGCGATCGGTTCCCGCCAGCAGGGGAAGGTCAACCTGCGCACCGAGGTGGTCGAGGCCATCGCCCGCTCGGATCTCCGGATGGTCTACCAGCCGATCGTGAACTGCGAGACCAACACGACCTTCGGGGTGGAGGCGCTGCTGCGCTGGCGGGTCGGTGGCGTCGACGTCCCGGCCAGCGAGATCATCGCGCTGGCCGAGGACGCCGGGCAGGCCGCGCCGCTGGGCCGGTGGGTTCTGGCGCGGAGCCTGACCGATTACGCGTCGCTCGGCCGCGACGATCTGAAACTTCACGTGAACGTGTCTCCCGAACAGGTCCTCGACTGCACCTTCCTGGAGCACCTGTTCAGCACGACCCGGGACAGCTCCGTCCCCGCCGGCAACGTGTGCCTGGAGCTCACCGAGCGGGCGTTCCACCGCGATCCGAAACCGGCCCACGTCGCGCTGCGCAACGCACGTGACCACGGATTCAGTTTGGCCATGGATGATTTCGGCGTGGAGTACGCGAGCCTGATCAACCTGGTGCACGTACCGGTGGACTGGCTGAAGATCGACCGGTCCTTCATCGCCGACGTCCTCGACAACGAGCGCACGCAGCGGCTGGTCCGCAGCCAGATCGCGGTCGCCGAATGTATGCAGGTGGGTCTGATCGCCGAGGGCGTCGAGAACCAGCGGCAGGCGGATTGGCTGCGGGACGCGGGATGCGTTCTGCAACAGGGCTTTCTGTACTCACATCCCCTCGAGGTGACCGACCTCGGTGGCTTCCTGGGCAGCGTCGACGAGAATTAG
- a CDS encoding CheR family methyltransferase, which produces MKGLEAIEADAFFYTVFEHLGYDFRHYSDASRNRRLAAFVGRHRFASISEAQGRVLRDPALLADLLATMTVNVTEMFRDPLVFSKIRTEILPRLATYPRIRIWIAGCATGEEAYSIAILLDEVGLLERASIYATDIDTESLKVATAAIYPADAMVRATRNYQASGGERPFSHWYVAKYDRCILSPELRSRIDFFSHNLATDSAFGEFNLILCRNVFIYFEDMLQHRVERIFSESLAPFGNLAIGPRESLTEGGRKLFDPLDRRLGLFVKSRHGRP; this is translated from the coding sequence GTGAAGGGCCTGGAGGCCATCGAGGCCGACGCGTTCTTCTACACCGTGTTCGAACACCTCGGGTACGACTTCCGCCACTACAGCGACGCGTCGCGCAATCGGCGGCTGGCCGCGTTCGTCGGCAGGCACAGGTTCGCCAGTATCTCCGAGGCGCAGGGCAGGGTTCTGCGGGACCCGGCCCTGCTGGCGGACCTGCTCGCCACGATGACCGTCAACGTCACCGAGATGTTCCGGGATCCGTTGGTGTTCAGCAAGATCCGCACCGAGATCCTGCCCAGGCTGGCCACCTACCCGAGGATCCGGATCTGGATCGCCGGGTGCGCGACCGGTGAGGAGGCGTACTCGATCGCGATCCTGCTGGACGAGGTCGGCCTGCTGGAACGGGCGAGCATCTACGCCACCGACATCGACACCGAGTCGCTGAAGGTCGCGACGGCGGCGATCTACCCGGCCGACGCGATGGTCCGGGCCACCCGCAACTATCAGGCCAGCGGCGGGGAACGGCCCTTCTCGCACTGGTACGTCGCGAAGTACGACCGGTGCATCCTCAGCCCCGAGCTTCGGTCGCGGATCGACTTCTTCTCCCACAACCTCGCCACCGACAGCGCCTTCGGCGAGTTCAACCTGATCCTGTGCCGCAACGTCTTCATCTACTTCGAGGACATGCTCCAGCACCGGGTGGAGCGGATATTCAGCGAAAGCCTGGCCCCGTTCGGCAACCTCGCCATCGGGCCTCGTGAGAGCCTGACCGAAGGCGGCAGAAAGCTCTTCGATCCGCTGGACCGGCGGTTGGGACTGTTCGTGAAGAGCCGCCATGGCAGGCCCTGA